A single Panthera tigris isolate Pti1 chromosome A3, P.tigris_Pti1_mat1.1, whole genome shotgun sequence DNA region contains:
- the NCOA5 gene encoding nuclear receptor coactivator 5 isoform X2: MNTAPSRPSPTRRRESSYDRYLRMDDYCRRKDDPYFDRYRESFDGRGPPGPESQSRAKERLKREERRREELYRQYFEEIQRRFDAERPVDCSVIVVNKQTKDYAESVGRKVRDLGMVVDLIFLNTEVSLSQALEDVSRGGSPFAIVITQQHQIHRSCTVNIMFGTPQEHRNMPQADAMVLVARNYERYKNECREKEREEIARQAAKMADEAILQERERGGPEEGVRGGHPPAIQSLINLLADNRYLTAEETDKIINYLRERKERLMRSSTDSLPGPISRQPLGATSGASLKTQPSSQPLQSGQVLPSATPTPAAPPTSQQELQAKILSLFNSGTVVANSSSASPSVAAGNTQNQNFSTAANSQPQQRSQASGNQPPNILGQAGSARNMGPRPGAPSQGLFGQPSSRLAPASNMASQRPVSSTGINFDNPSVQKALDTLIQSGPALSHLVSQTTAQVGRPPAPLGSYQRHY, translated from the exons atgaatacGGCTCCATCAAGACCCAGCCCCACACGAAG GAGAGAAAGCTCTTATGACCGATACCTGCGAATGGATGACTATTGCAGGAGGAAAGACGACCCTTACTTTGACCGTTACAGAGAAAGCTTTGATGGACGAGGCCCTCCAGGCCCAGAAAGTCAGTCTCGTGCAAAAG AACGTTTGAAACGTGAGGAACGGCGTAGAGAAGAGCTTTATCGTCAGTATTTTGAGGAAATCCAGAGACGCTTTGATGCTGAGAGGCCTGTTGATTGTTCTGTGATTGTGGTCAACAAGCAGACTAA AGATTATGCTGAATCTGTGGGGCGGAAGGTACGAGACCTAGGCATGGTAGTGGACTTGATCTTCCTCAACACAGAGGTGTCCCTGTCACAAGCCTTGGAGGATGTTAGCAGGGGAGGGTCTCCTTTTGCTATCGTCATCACCCAGCAACACCAGATTCACCGCTCGTGCACAGTCAACATCATGTTCGGAACCCCACAAG AGCATCGCAACATGCCCCAGGCAGACGCCATGGTGCTGGTAGCCAGAAATTATGAGCGCTATAAGAATGAGTGCCGGGAGAAGGAGCGAGAGGAGATTGCCAGACAGGCAGCCAAGATGGCAGATGAAGCCATCCTGCAGGAAAGGGAGCGCGGAGGCCCCGAGGAAGGAGTGCGCGGGGGGCACCCTCCAGCCATCCAAAGCCTCATCAACCTACTGGCAGACAACAGGTACCTCACTGCCGAGGAGACTGACAAGATCATCAACTATCTGCGAGAGCGGAAGGAGCGCCTTATGAGGAGCAGCACCGACTCTCTGCCTG GCCCGATTTCCCGCCAACCACTCGGGGCGACCTCGGGTGCCTCGCTGAAGACACAGCCAAGCTCCCAACCGCTCCAGAGCGGCCAAGTGCTCCCCTCTGCTACACCCACTCCAGctgcaccccccacctcccagcaagAGCTTCAGGCCAAAATCCTCAGCCTCTTCAATAGTGGCACGGTTGTGGCCAATAGCAGCTCTGCATCCCCTTCAGTCGCTGCCGGAAACACCCAGAACCAGAATTTTTCCACGGCAGCGAACAGCCAGCCTCAGCAAAGATCACAGGCCTCTGGCAATCAGCCTCCAAACATTTTGGGACAGGCGGGATCTGCTCGGAACATGGGCCCCAGGCCTGGGGCTCCTTCCCAAGGGCTCTTTGGCCAGCCTTCCAGTCGCCTGGCACCTGCTAGCAACATGGCTAGCCAGAGGCCCGTGTCTTCCACAGGTATCAACTTTGACAATCCAAGTGTACAGAAGGCTCTGGACACCCTGATCCAGAGTGGCCCTGCTCTCTCCCACCTGGTTAGCCAAACTACAGCACAGGTGGGGCGGCCCCCGGCCCCGTTGGGATCCTACCAGAGGCATTACTGA
- the NCOA5 gene encoding nuclear receptor coactivator 5 isoform X1 produces MNTAPSRPSPTRRDPYGFGDGRDTRRDRSPIRGSPRREPRDGRNGRDARDSRAIRDPRDLRDHRDSRDIRDHRDSRSMRDARDMRDLRDFRDLRDSRDFRDHRDPMYDRYRDMRDSREPMYRRESSYDRYLRMDDYCRRKDDPYFDRYRESFDGRGPPGPESQSRAKERLKREERRREELYRQYFEEIQRRFDAERPVDCSVIVVNKQTKDYAESVGRKVRDLGMVVDLIFLNTEVSLSQALEDVSRGGSPFAIVITQQHQIHRSCTVNIMFGTPQEHRNMPQADAMVLVARNYERYKNECREKEREEIARQAAKMADEAILQERERGGPEEGVRGGHPPAIQSLINLLADNRYLTAEETDKIINYLRERKERLMRSSTDSLPGPISRQPLGATSGASLKTQPSSQPLQSGQVLPSATPTPAAPPTSQQELQAKILSLFNSGTVVANSSSASPSVAAGNTQNQNFSTAANSQPQQRSQASGNQPPNILGQAGSARNMGPRPGAPSQGLFGQPSSRLAPASNMASQRPVSSTGINFDNPSVQKALDTLIQSGPALSHLVSQTTAQVGRPPAPLGSYQRHY; encoded by the exons atgaatacGGCTCCATCAAGACCCAGCCCCACACGAAG AGATCCATATGGCTTTGGAGATGGTCGAGATACAAGACGTGATCGATCCCCAATTCGAGGAAGTCCAAGGAGAGAGCCCAGGGATGGCAGAAATGGCCGGGATGCCCGGGATAGCAGAGCCATTCGAGACCCCCGAGACTTGCGGGACCACAGAGATAGCAGAGACATTCGGGATCACAGAGACAGCAGAAGTATGCGTGATGCTCGGGACATGAGGGACCTTAGAGACTTTCGTGATCTAAGAGACTCTAGGGATTTTCGGGATCACCGGGACCCCATGTATGACAGATACAGAGATATGAGAGACTCCCGAGAGCCCATGTACAG GAGAGAAAGCTCTTATGACCGATACCTGCGAATGGATGACTATTGCAGGAGGAAAGACGACCCTTACTTTGACCGTTACAGAGAAAGCTTTGATGGACGAGGCCCTCCAGGCCCAGAAAGTCAGTCTCGTGCAAAAG AACGTTTGAAACGTGAGGAACGGCGTAGAGAAGAGCTTTATCGTCAGTATTTTGAGGAAATCCAGAGACGCTTTGATGCTGAGAGGCCTGTTGATTGTTCTGTGATTGTGGTCAACAAGCAGACTAA AGATTATGCTGAATCTGTGGGGCGGAAGGTACGAGACCTAGGCATGGTAGTGGACTTGATCTTCCTCAACACAGAGGTGTCCCTGTCACAAGCCTTGGAGGATGTTAGCAGGGGAGGGTCTCCTTTTGCTATCGTCATCACCCAGCAACACCAGATTCACCGCTCGTGCACAGTCAACATCATGTTCGGAACCCCACAAG AGCATCGCAACATGCCCCAGGCAGACGCCATGGTGCTGGTAGCCAGAAATTATGAGCGCTATAAGAATGAGTGCCGGGAGAAGGAGCGAGAGGAGATTGCCAGACAGGCAGCCAAGATGGCAGATGAAGCCATCCTGCAGGAAAGGGAGCGCGGAGGCCCCGAGGAAGGAGTGCGCGGGGGGCACCCTCCAGCCATCCAAAGCCTCATCAACCTACTGGCAGACAACAGGTACCTCACTGCCGAGGAGACTGACAAGATCATCAACTATCTGCGAGAGCGGAAGGAGCGCCTTATGAGGAGCAGCACCGACTCTCTGCCTG GCCCGATTTCCCGCCAACCACTCGGGGCGACCTCGGGTGCCTCGCTGAAGACACAGCCAAGCTCCCAACCGCTCCAGAGCGGCCAAGTGCTCCCCTCTGCTACACCCACTCCAGctgcaccccccacctcccagcaagAGCTTCAGGCCAAAATCCTCAGCCTCTTCAATAGTGGCACGGTTGTGGCCAATAGCAGCTCTGCATCCCCTTCAGTCGCTGCCGGAAACACCCAGAACCAGAATTTTTCCACGGCAGCGAACAGCCAGCCTCAGCAAAGATCACAGGCCTCTGGCAATCAGCCTCCAAACATTTTGGGACAGGCGGGATCTGCTCGGAACATGGGCCCCAGGCCTGGGGCTCCTTCCCAAGGGCTCTTTGGCCAGCCTTCCAGTCGCCTGGCACCTGCTAGCAACATGGCTAGCCAGAGGCCCGTGTCTTCCACAGGTATCAACTTTGACAATCCAAGTGTACAGAAGGCTCTGGACACCCTGATCCAGAGTGGCCCTGCTCTCTCCCACCTGGTTAGCCAAACTACAGCACAGGTGGGGCGGCCCCCGGCCCCGTTGGGATCCTACCAGAGGCATTACTGA
- the NCOA5 gene encoding nuclear receptor coactivator 5 isoform X3 has product MNTAPSRPSPTRRDPYGFGDGRDTRRDRSPIRGSPRREPRDGRNGRDARDSRAIRDPRDLRDHRDSRDIRDHRDSRSMRDARDMRDLRDFRDLRDSRDFRDHRDPMYDRYRDMRDSREPMYRRESSYDRYLRMDDYCRRKDDPYFDRYRESFDGRGPPGPESQSRAKERLKREERRREELYRQYFEEIQRRFDAERPVDCSVIVVNKQTKDYAESVGRKVRDLGMVVDLIFLNTEVSLSQALEDVSRGGSPFAIVITQQHQIHRSCTVNIMFGTPQEHRNMPQADAMVLVARNYERYKNECREKEREEIARQAAKMADEAILQERERGGPEEGVRGGHPPAIQSLINLLADNRYLTAEETDKIINYLRERKERLMRSSTDSLPGELRGRAEARFPANHSGRPRVPR; this is encoded by the exons atgaatacGGCTCCATCAAGACCCAGCCCCACACGAAG AGATCCATATGGCTTTGGAGATGGTCGAGATACAAGACGTGATCGATCCCCAATTCGAGGAAGTCCAAGGAGAGAGCCCAGGGATGGCAGAAATGGCCGGGATGCCCGGGATAGCAGAGCCATTCGAGACCCCCGAGACTTGCGGGACCACAGAGATAGCAGAGACATTCGGGATCACAGAGACAGCAGAAGTATGCGTGATGCTCGGGACATGAGGGACCTTAGAGACTTTCGTGATCTAAGAGACTCTAGGGATTTTCGGGATCACCGGGACCCCATGTATGACAGATACAGAGATATGAGAGACTCCCGAGAGCCCATGTACAG GAGAGAAAGCTCTTATGACCGATACCTGCGAATGGATGACTATTGCAGGAGGAAAGACGACCCTTACTTTGACCGTTACAGAGAAAGCTTTGATGGACGAGGCCCTCCAGGCCCAGAAAGTCAGTCTCGTGCAAAAG AACGTTTGAAACGTGAGGAACGGCGTAGAGAAGAGCTTTATCGTCAGTATTTTGAGGAAATCCAGAGACGCTTTGATGCTGAGAGGCCTGTTGATTGTTCTGTGATTGTGGTCAACAAGCAGACTAA AGATTATGCTGAATCTGTGGGGCGGAAGGTACGAGACCTAGGCATGGTAGTGGACTTGATCTTCCTCAACACAGAGGTGTCCCTGTCACAAGCCTTGGAGGATGTTAGCAGGGGAGGGTCTCCTTTTGCTATCGTCATCACCCAGCAACACCAGATTCACCGCTCGTGCACAGTCAACATCATGTTCGGAACCCCACAAG AGCATCGCAACATGCCCCAGGCAGACGCCATGGTGCTGGTAGCCAGAAATTATGAGCGCTATAAGAATGAGTGCCGGGAGAAGGAGCGAGAGGAGATTGCCAGACAGGCAGCCAAGATGGCAGATGAAGCCATCCTGCAGGAAAGGGAGCGCGGAGGCCCCGAGGAAGGAGTGCGCGGGGGGCACCCTCCAGCCATCCAAAGCCTCATCAACCTACTGGCAGACAACAGGTACCTCACTGCCGAGGAGACTGACAAGATCATCAACTATCTGCGAGAGCGGAAGGAGCGCCTTATGAGGAGCAGCACCGACTCTCTGCCTGGTGAGCTACGTGGCAGGGCCGAG GCCCGATTTCCCGCCAACCACTCGGGGCGACCTCGGGTGCCTCGCTGA